The proteins below come from a single Oryzias latipes chromosome 14, ASM223467v1 genomic window:
- the rfxap gene encoding regulatory factor X-associated protein — MSEEDNTLPAASKDKDSTLLLTKDGQRYYVSKSGAVDSRNVITLHEPDNNASSCDADDPDEESDVLDTSDPRDSAASPEELNDEETSEGDNAPKQCIYEGCKETTTQVAKQRKPWMCKKHRNKMYKDKYKKKKSDQAMSSGKLDENSEERPVSVNKQRLSAMGDRPARPSLIEQVLNQKRLSLLRSPEVISFLQQQQQLLVSQSRSQAQQQFQGC; from the exons ATGAGCGAAGAAGACAACACGCTTCCAGCCGCGAGTAAAGATAAAGACTCGACTCTGCTGCTTACTAAGGACGGGCAGAGGTACTATGTGAGCAAAAGCGGAGCTGTCGACAGCAGGAACGTGATAACACTGCACGAGCCGGACAACAATGCCTCGTCGTGCGACGCGGACGATCCGGACGAAGAGAGCGACGTTCTGGACACGTCGGACCCCAGAGACAGCGCAGCCAGCCCGGAGGAGCTGAACGACGAGGAGACCTCGGAGGGGGACAACGCCCCCAAGCAGTGCATTTATGAGGGATGCAAAGAGACCACGACGCAGGTGGCAAAGCAGAGGAAACCGTGGATGTGCAAAAAACACCGCAACAAGATGTACAAAGACAAgtacaagaaaaagaagagtgaTCAGGCCATGTCCAGCGGGAAACTAGAT GAGAACTCTGAAGAGCGGCCCGTGTCGGTGAACAAACAACGCTTGAGTGCCATGGGGGACCGACCAGCCAGACCTTCACTGATAGAGCAGGTCTTGAATCAGAAAAGACTG tctctgctcagAAGTCCAGAGGTGATCagcttcctgcagcagcagcagcagctcctggtCTCACAGAGCCGCAGCCAAGCACAGCAGCAGTTCCAGGGCTGTTGA
- the smad9 gene encoding mothers against decapentaplegic homolog 9 isoform X1 gives MNSSTSFTSLFSFTSPAVKRLLGWKQGDEEEKWAEKAVDSLVKKLKKKKGAMEELERALSCPGQPSKCVTIPRSLDGRLQVSHRKGLPHVIYCRVWRWPDLQSHHELKPLECCEFPFGSKQKDICVNPYHYRRVETPVLPPVLVPRHSEFNPQHSLLAKFRNASLHNEPLMPQNATYPDAFPPLPGSSFSSSPSSSLAQSPTSQIFPSSPNSSAEPSSPYHITAETPPPPYSSMETTPPEDVKPSNSTETAKLTFSAPHRDLRPVCYEEPKYWCSVAYYELNNRVGETFHASSHSILVDGFTDPCNNKNRFCLGLLSNVNRNSTIEHTRRHIGKGLHLYYVGGEVYAECLSDSSIFVQSRNCNFQHGFHPTTVCKIPSGCSLKIFNNQLFAQLLAQSVNHGFEVVYELTKMCTIRMSFVKGWGAEYHRQDVTSTPCWIEVHLHGPLQWLDKVLTQMGSPHNPISSVS, from the exons ATGAACTCCTCCACGTCCTTTACGTCCCTGTTCTCCTTCACCAGCCCGGCAGTGAAACGGCTGCTTGGCTGGAAGCAAGGCGACGAGGAGGAGAAGTGGGCCGAAAAGGCTGTCGATTCTCTTGTTAAGAAActcaagaagaagaaaggagCGATGGAGGAGCTGGAGAGAGCCCTGAGCTGTCCCGGGCAGCCCA GTAAGTGCGTGACCATCCCTCGGTCGCTGGATGGCAGACTGCAGGTGTCCCACAGAAAGGGCCTGCCCCACGTCATCTACTGCCGGGTGTGGCGCTGGCCTGACCTGCAGTCCCATCATGAGCTGAAGCCTCTGGAGTGCTGCGAGTTCCCCTTTGGTTCTAAGCAGAAGGATATCTGTGTCAATCCATATCACTACCGGCGCGTGGAGACTCCAG TGCTGCCTCCGGTTCTAGTTCCCCGTCACAGCGAGTTTAACCCCCAGCACAGCTTGCTGGCAAAGTTTAGGAATGCCTCCCTCCACAATGAGCCCCTGATGCCCCAGAATGCCACCTACCCGGACGCCTTCCCCCCACTGCCcggctcctccttctcctcttctCCATCTTCGTCCCTCGCACAGTCCCCCACCTCTCAAATATTCCCCAGCTCCCCCAACAGTTCTGCAGAACCCAGTAGCCCCTATCACATCACAG CGGAGACTCCCCCGCCTCCCTACAGCAGCATGGAGACAACCCCTCCAGAGGACGTGAAGCCCAGCAACTCCACAGAAACCGCTAAACTCACCTTCTCAGCTCCACACAGAG ATTTGAGGCCTGTTTGTTACGAAGAGCCCAAGTACTGGTGTTCTGTAGCTTACTATGAGCTCAACAACAGGGTGGGGGAGACTTTCCACGCTTCCTCCCACAGCATCTTGGTGGACGGCTTCACTGACCCCTGCAACAACAAGAACCGCTTCTGCCTGGGCCTCCTTTCCAACGTCAACCGCAACTCCACCATCGAGCACACGCGCAGGCACATAGGCAAAG GGTTACACCTGTACTACGTGGGCGGGGAGGTGTACGCAGAGTGTCTGAGCGACAGCAGCATCTTTGTCCAAAGCCGCAACTGCAATTTCCAGCATGGCTTCCACCCCACCACAGTGTGCAAGATCCCCAGCGGATGCAGCCTCAAGATCTTCAACAACCAGCTGTTCGCCCAGCTCCTCGCCCAGTCGGTCAACCACGGCTTCGAGGTGGTGTACGAACTCACCAAGATGTGCACCATCCGCATGAGCTTCGTCAAG GGATGGGGGGCTGAATACCACCGTCAGGATGTGACCAGCACCCCCTGCTGGATTGAAGTGCACCTGCATGGGCCGTTGCAATGGCTGGATAAGGTTCTCACCCAGATGGGTtctcctcacaaccccatctCCTCAGTCTCATAA
- the exosc8 gene encoding exosome complex component RRP43, translated as MAAGFKTAEPLEYHMSFLKENCRPDGRELSEFRTTTLNIGSISTADGSALVKLGSTTVICGIKAELANPTVEAPGKGYIVPNVDLPPLCSSRFRPGPPGEQAQASSQFIADVIESSEIIKPEDLCIDRGKLCWVLYCDIMCLDYDGNILDACIIALLAALKNTRLPKVTVNKATCKPEIDLKERHELPVHKHPVGTSFCIFQDSILIVDPTADEESLSTSRLSVVTDEEERLCSLHKPGGTSLSAEKLQTCINRATARQREIQKLIEKVLNSVKAAQ; from the exons ATGGCGGCTGGATTCAA GACCGCTGAACCTCTGGAATATCATATGAGCTTTCTG AAAGAGAACTGTCGACCAGATGGACGCGAGCTGTCTGAATTCAGAACCACGACATTGAATATAG GGTCCATATCCACGGCAGACGGCTCTGCATTGGTGAAGCTGGGAAGCACAACAGTCATCTGTGGCATCAAAGCT GAATTGGCAAACCCTACAGTGGAAGCTCCTGGTAAAGGATATATTG TCCCCAATGTAGACCTACCACCCCTCTGTTCCTCGCGATTTCGGCCAGGCCCGCCAGGAGAACAGGCCCAAGCTTCCAGCCAGTTTATCGCTGATGTCATCGAAAG CTCTGAAATAATCAAACCAGAGGACTTGTGCATCGACAGAGGAAAG CTTTGCTGGGTGCTGTACTGTGACATCATGTGTCTGGATTATGATGGAAACATTCTGGATGCGTGCATCATTGCTCTGCTGGCTGCACTGAAGAACA CTCGTCTCCCAAAGGTCACCGTCAACAAAGCGACATGCAAACCAGAGATAGATTTGAAAGAGCGACACGAGCTGCCGGTTCACAAACATCCAGTCGGCACCTCGTTTTGTATCTTCCAGGA CTCCATCCTGATTGTAGATCCCACCGCTGATGAGGAGAGTCTGTCCACATCGCGGCTCAGCGTGGTCACAGATGAGGAGGAACGACTCTGCTCTCTACACAAACCAG GTGGGACGTCCCTGTCAGCAGAAAAGCTCCAAACTTGCATCAACCGAGCAACAGCACGACAAAGAGAGATCCAGAAACTCATCGAGAAAGTTCTAAACAGCGTGAAGGCAGCACAATAA
- the alg5 gene encoding dolichyl-phosphate beta-glucosyltransferase, producing MMDFICEIIQVLVALAALGFIVVLVVAHLTAGMANVSRHEKEKSFLTATGEKRPFPSLHDPHSRELSVVIPAYNEELRMPVMLDEAMEYLETRQKKTPSFTYEVIVVDDGSRDRTTEIALEYTKKYSADKVRVLTLVKNRGKGGAVLMGTLSSRGKLILMADADGATKFSDIEKVEAGLKDVNSGPENMAIACGSRAHLEKESVAQRSVLRTFLMYGFHFLVWFFCVRGIRDTQCGFKLFTREAALKTFSSLHIERWAFDVELLYIAQCFKIPIAEVAVTWNEIEGSKLVPFWSWLQMGRDLIFICLRYFTGAWKLQSPQKTD from the exons ATGATGGACTTTATCTGTGAAATTATTCAAGTTCTCGTCGCATTAGCGGCTCTTGGTTTCATTGTG gtgcTTGTAGTCGCACATTTAACTGCGGGGATGGCGAACGTGTCACGCCATGAAAAGGAGAAGTCCTTCCTCACAGCCACAGGAGAAAAGCGTCCCTTCCCCAGTCTGCATGATCCTCACTCCAGGGAACTCTCTGTGGTGATCCCTGCTTACAACGAGGAGCTCCGAA tgCCTGTCATGCTTGATGAGGCTATGGAATACCTGGAAACCAGACAG AAGAAAACCCCTTCCTTCACCTATGAAGTGATAGTGGTCGATGATGGCAGCAGAGACAGAACCACAGAG ATTGCTTTGGAGTACACCAAGAAGTACAGTGCAGATAAAGTGCGGGTGCTGACCCTGgtgaagaacagaggaaagggGGGAGCTGTGCTCATG GGCACTTTGAGCTCCAGAGGGAAGCTGATTCTAATGGCTGACGCAGACGGAGCCACCAAGTTCTCCGACATCGAGAAGGTGGAGGCGGGACTTAAAGACGTCAATTCTGGACCG GAGAACATGGCTATAGCGTGTGGCTCCAGAGCTCATCTAGAAAAAGAGTCGGTTGCTCAG CGATCTGTTTTACGAACATTCCTGATGTATGGTTTTCACTTCCTGGTGTGGTTCTTCTGCGTGAGAGGAATCCGGGACACGCAGTGTGGCTTCAAGCTTTTCACACGTGAAGCAGCTCTCAAGACCTTCTCCTCCCTCCACATAGAGCGCTG GGCTTTTGATGTGGAACTGCTTTACATCGCTCAGTGTTTTAAAATCCCCATAGCAGAGGTAGCTGTCACCTGGAATGAAATAGAAG GGTCCAAACTGGTCCCATTCTGGAGCTGGCTACAGATGGGTCGAGACCTTATTTTCATTTGCCTGCGCTACTTCACTGGAGCCTGGAAACTGCAGTCCCCACAGAAGACTGACTAG
- the smad9 gene encoding mothers against decapentaplegic homolog 9 isoform X2: MNSSTSFTSLFSFTSPAVKRLLGWKQGDEEEKWAEKAVDSLVKKLKKKKGAMEELERALSCPGQPSKCVTIPRSLDGRLQVSHRKGLPHVIYCRVWRWPDLQSHHELKPLECCEFPFGSKQKDICVNPYHYRRVETPAETPPPPYSSMETTPPEDVKPSNSTETAKLTFSAPHRDLRPVCYEEPKYWCSVAYYELNNRVGETFHASSHSILVDGFTDPCNNKNRFCLGLLSNVNRNSTIEHTRRHIGKGLHLYYVGGEVYAECLSDSSIFVQSRNCNFQHGFHPTTVCKIPSGCSLKIFNNQLFAQLLAQSVNHGFEVVYELTKMCTIRMSFVKGWGAEYHRQDVTSTPCWIEVHLHGPLQWLDKVLTQMGSPHNPISSVS; the protein is encoded by the exons ATGAACTCCTCCACGTCCTTTACGTCCCTGTTCTCCTTCACCAGCCCGGCAGTGAAACGGCTGCTTGGCTGGAAGCAAGGCGACGAGGAGGAGAAGTGGGCCGAAAAGGCTGTCGATTCTCTTGTTAAGAAActcaagaagaagaaaggagCGATGGAGGAGCTGGAGAGAGCCCTGAGCTGTCCCGGGCAGCCCA GTAAGTGCGTGACCATCCCTCGGTCGCTGGATGGCAGACTGCAGGTGTCCCACAGAAAGGGCCTGCCCCACGTCATCTACTGCCGGGTGTGGCGCTGGCCTGACCTGCAGTCCCATCATGAGCTGAAGCCTCTGGAGTGCTGCGAGTTCCCCTTTGGTTCTAAGCAGAAGGATATCTGTGTCAATCCATATCACTACCGGCGCGTGGAGACTCCAG CGGAGACTCCCCCGCCTCCCTACAGCAGCATGGAGACAACCCCTCCAGAGGACGTGAAGCCCAGCAACTCCACAGAAACCGCTAAACTCACCTTCTCAGCTCCACACAGAG ATTTGAGGCCTGTTTGTTACGAAGAGCCCAAGTACTGGTGTTCTGTAGCTTACTATGAGCTCAACAACAGGGTGGGGGAGACTTTCCACGCTTCCTCCCACAGCATCTTGGTGGACGGCTTCACTGACCCCTGCAACAACAAGAACCGCTTCTGCCTGGGCCTCCTTTCCAACGTCAACCGCAACTCCACCATCGAGCACACGCGCAGGCACATAGGCAAAG GGTTACACCTGTACTACGTGGGCGGGGAGGTGTACGCAGAGTGTCTGAGCGACAGCAGCATCTTTGTCCAAAGCCGCAACTGCAATTTCCAGCATGGCTTCCACCCCACCACAGTGTGCAAGATCCCCAGCGGATGCAGCCTCAAGATCTTCAACAACCAGCTGTTCGCCCAGCTCCTCGCCCAGTCGGTCAACCACGGCTTCGAGGTGGTGTACGAACTCACCAAGATGTGCACCATCCGCATGAGCTTCGTCAAG GGATGGGGGGCTGAATACCACCGTCAGGATGTGACCAGCACCCCCTGCTGGATTGAAGTGCACCTGCATGGGCCGTTGCAATGGCTGGATAAGGTTCTCACCCAGATGGGTtctcctcacaaccccatctCCTCAGTCTCATAA